A window of Silurus meridionalis isolate SWU-2019-XX chromosome 4, ASM1480568v1, whole genome shotgun sequence contains these coding sequences:
- the pomgnt2 gene encoding protein O-linked-mannose beta-1,4-N-acetylglucosaminyltransferase 2: MHALGCRMNLAAVLNGLLVSLVAALLWKYVRLSDHMAQLEEELQLTRQSQELSHVRIDYHAALLALQEQGTRMVCTGKMHTDRICRFDYLCYCTEAEEFIFFHSNASVMLPNLGPRRFQPALLDLSSVEDHNTQYFNFLELPAAALKYMPKPVFVPDVTLILNRFNADNLMHIFHDDLLPIFYTMHQYTDLDDEARLVFMEGWGEGSHFDLYRLLSSKQPLLKEHLRNLGKLMCFTKSYVGLSKMTTWYQYGFVQPQGPKANILVSGNEIRQFASFIMDRLNITAEERPEGDDYIVVFSRASNRLILNEAELLLTLAQEYKMRTVTVSLEEQTFASIVQLISAASMLVSMHGAQLITSMFLPRGAAVIELFPYAVNPEQYTPYRTLASLPGMDLQYIAWRNTMEENTVTYPDRPWDQGGISHLEQEEQERILASKEVPRHLCCRNPEWLFRIYQDTIVDIPSFQEVLREGLKVKPNLKKTKPGNVVHPGRVRQPKCQTSVQAAHEAKLSVSWQIPWNLKYLKVREVKYEVWIQEQGENTYMPYILPQQNYTFSENIKPFTTYLVWVRCIFNKNLLGPFADVLICKT; encoded by the coding sequence ATGCATGCATTAGGCTGTAGAATGAACCTGGCAGCAGTGCTAAATGGCCTGCTTGTGTCGCTGGTTGCAGCCTTGCTATGGAAGTATGTCCGGCTGAGCGACCACATGGCCCAACTGGAAGAGGAACTACAACTGACGCGGCAATCCCAGGAACTTTCACATGTACGCATAGATTATCATGCTGCCCTGTTGGCTCTGCAAGAGCAAGGCACAAGGATGGTCTGCACCGGCAAGATGCACACGGACCGTATCTGCCGCTTTGACTATCTTTGCTACTGTACCGAGGCTGAGGAGTTTATATTCTTCCATAGTAATGCCTCTGTCATGCTTCCCAATTTGGGTCCTCGTCGATTCCAACCAGCCCTGCTGGACTTGTCCTCTGTTGAGGATCATAATACCCAGTATTTTAACTTCCTAGAACTGCCTGCAGCGGCACTAAAGTACATGCCGAAGCCTGTGTTTGTGCCAGATGTCACTCTCATCCTCAACCGCTTCAACGCTGATAACTTAATGCACATCTTCCATGATGATCTCCTTCCAATATTCTACACCATGCATCAGTACACAGACTTGGATGATGAAGCCCGACTCGTCTTCATGGAAGGTTGGGGAGAGGGGAGCCATTTTGATCTTTATCGCCTGCTTAGCAGCAAACAGCCACTACTTAAAGAGCACCTGCGGAACTTAGGCAAGCTCATGTGCTTTACCAAATCCTATGTCGGATTGTCAAAGATGACCACATGGTATCAGTATGGCTTTGTACAGCCACAAGGTCCCAAAGCCAACATTCTGGTTTCTGGTAATGAGATTCGTCAGTTTGCTTCATTCATAATGGACAGGCTTAATATCACAGCAGAGGAGCGGCCTGAAGGCGATGATTATATAGTGGTGTTTAGTAGAGCATCTAACAGGCTGATACTCAATGAGGCTGAGCTGCTACTCACTTTGGCTCAAGAGTACAAAATGAGAACAGTTACTGTTTCCTTGGAGGAGCAAACATTTGCAAGCATAGTCCAGCTTATCAGTGCGGCATCCATGTTGGTCAGCATGCATGGCGCTCAACTGATTACGTCCATGTTCCTACCCAGAGGGGCTGCTGTCATCGAACTTTTTCCATATGCAGTCAATCCGGAGCAGTATACACCATATAGAACTCTGGCCTCCCTGCCAGGAATGGACCTACAGTATATAGCATGGAGAAACACCATGGAAGAGAATACTGTGACCTATCCCGACCGCCCCTGGGACCAAGGAGGAATCAGTCACCTGGAGCAAGAGGAACAGGAACGCATCCTAGCTAGCAAGGAGGTGCCAAGGCACCTCTGCTGCCGCAACCCAGAATGGCTTTTCAGGATTTATCAGGACACCATTGTGGACATTCCGTCCTTCCAGGAAGTCCTTAGAGAAGGTCTAAAAGTTAAGCCTAATCTGAAAAAGACCAAACCAGGCAACGTAGTACATCCCGGTCGAGTCAGACAACCCAAGTGCCAGACATCAGTGCAGGCTGCCCACGAAGCAAAGCTTTCTGTGTCCTGGCAGATACCCTGGAACCTGAAGTACTTGAAAGTAAGAGAGGTAAAATATGAAGTATGGATCCAGGAGCAGGGAGAGAACACATACATGCCTTATATTCTCCCTCAACAAAACTATACCTTTTCAGAGAACATTAAACCCTTTACCACATATTTAGTGTGGGTGCGCTGTATCTTTAACAAGAACCTTTTGGGACCATTTGCAGACGTTCTTATATGTAAAACCTAA